Proteins encoded within one genomic window of Ascaphus truei isolate aAscTru1 chromosome 8, aAscTru1.hap1, whole genome shotgun sequence:
- the LOC142502187 gene encoding taste receptor type 2 member 13-like, producing the protein MPSVFRWALTVVEIVAFLMGVATNGFVLGVNLCDWTSSRHHTSSDQYMCGMAVSNLSLQVWAGAKWICDLVRATAPLCQVIYALRMVSTHCSLSLTAWLCVFYCIRIVVFHHCLLQRLQRYMSYYSHQVILCTCLMCLLLGLPLAWNAKGSAYNSADSSVVNGSNIAGTNWTLSMSYAVTYRTVLIFGGYIAPLLVILLSAGLIMRSLTKHMKRMRVTMETGHKVRMEAHLSAGCTVLSLLLLFIGHFVFSMLIVIDLFPDGDMRLAICQLASTLYSPMHGLVLIRGNGKLRRASAGIVRKLCGVKG; encoded by the coding sequence ATGCCTTCAGTCTTTAGGTGGGCTCTCACCGTGGTGGAGATTGTGGCCTTCCTGATGGGTGTCGCCACTAATGGCTTTGTATTGGGGGTCAACCTTTGTGACTGGACCAGCTCTCGTCACCACACCTCCTCCGACCAGTACATGTGCGGTATGGCTGTTTCTAATCTCTCACTACAAGTCTGGGCTGGGGCCAAATGGATCTGCGACCTTGTCCGGGCCACTGCGCCCCTCTGCCAAGTCATCTACGCCTTGAGGATGGTGTCCACACACTGCAGCCTTTCACTGACCGCTTGGCTCTGTGTATTCTACTGCATCAGGATCGTGGTTTTCCACCACTGTCTATTGCAGAGACTGCAAAGATACATGTCATACTATTCACATCAGGTCATCCTCTGTACCTGTCTCATGTGTCTCTTGTTAGGGCTGCCACTGGCCTGGAATGCTAAGGGCTCTGCTTACAACAGCGCTGACTCCAGTGTTGTTAATGGGAGTAATATCGCTGGCACCAATTGGACATTGTCCATGTCTTATGCTGTTACATACCGCACTGTACTGATATTTGGTGGGTACATTGCCCCACTGCTTGTAATTCTGCTCTCGGCTGGTCTTATAATGAGGTCCCTCACAAAGCACATGAAGAGGATGCGTGTCACCATGGAAACAGGACATAAAGTCCGCATGGAAGCCCACCTGAGTGCTGGCTGCACTGTGCTGTCTCTGCTGCTCCTGTTCATCGGACACTTTGTGTTCTCCATGCTGATCGTGATTGATTTGTTTCCTGATGGAGATATGCGTCTCGCCATCTGCCAACTGGCCTCTACGTTGTACTCCCCTATGCACGGCCTTGTGCTGATCAGAGGTAACGGCAAACTGAGAAGGGCGTCAGCTGGAATCGTGAGGAAGCTGTGTGGCGTGAAGGGGTAA
- the LOC142502188 gene encoding putative taste receptor type 2 member 33, with the protein MPSVFTWALTAVQMVAFLVGVATNGFVLGVNLCDRISGSHLTSSDQFMCSMAVSNLSLQFWSVSNWICDHFKETGYSCQAIYAFKMVSSHCSLLLTASLCIFYCSRIVVFHHSLLLQLQTHIKSSYHYLIVWSFLICLVMGLPLAWTDERRESVLSTNFSLPGNSSTKNLSYMDTYRSLLVPFGYAMPLLCVLVSAGLIMRSLMKHMKRMRITMKTGHEVRMEVHLRAGCTVLSLLILFIAYFVSSILIMIDLFPDEDPRRAICYLASTLYSPVHSIVLIRGNTKLRGVAAGIARKLRRVKG; encoded by the coding sequence ATGCCTTCAGTCTTTACGTGGGCTCTTACCGCAGTCCAGATGGTGGCCTTTTTGGTGGGCGTGGCCACTAATGGCTTTGTATTGGGGGTCAACCTTTGTGACAGGATCAGCGGCAGTCACCTCACCTCCTCTGACCAGTTCATGTGCAGTATGGCTGTTTCTAACCTCTCGCTACAGTTCTGGTCTGTGTCCAACTGGATCTGTGACCATTTCAAGGAGACAGGGTATTCCTGCCAGGCCATCTATGCCTTCAAGATGGTGTCCAGTCACTGCAGCCTGTTGCTGACCGCCTCTCTTTGTATCTTCTACTGCAGCAGGATTGTGGTGTTCCACCACAGCCTATTGCTGCAGTTACAAACACATATCAAGTCCTCTTACCATTATCTCATCGTGTGGTCCTTTCTCATATGCCTGGTGATGGGTCTCCCACTAGCCTGGACTGATGAGAGACGTGAGAGTGTCCTCAGCACTAATTTTAGTCTCCCTGGTAATAGCAGTACTAAGAACCTTTCTTACATGGATACATACCGGTCCCTACTGGTGCCTTTTGGGTACGCAATGCCGTTGCTGTGTGTCCTGGTCTCAGCCGGTCTCATAATGAGGTCCCTCATGAAGCATATGAAGAGAATGCGTATCACCATGAAAACAGGACACGAGGTCCGCATGGAAGTCCACCTGCGCGCTGGCTGTACCGTGCTGTCTCTGCTGATCCTGTTCATCGCTTACTTTGTGTCATCCATACTGATCATGATCGATTTGTTCCCTGATGAAGATCCACGTCGCGCCATCTGCTACTTGGCCTCCACATTGTACTCCCCTGTGCACAGCATCGTGCTGATTCGAGGTAACACTAAACTCCGGGGGGTGGCAGCAGGAATCGCAAGGAAGCTGCGCAGAGTGAAGGGGTAA
- the TPI1 gene encoding triosephosphate isomerase, translating to MSPSRKFFVGGNWKMNGDKKSLGELIDTMNSAKVHSDTDVVCAAPAIYLDFARQKLDAKFAVAAQNCYKVAKGAFTGEISPAMIKDCGVTWVVLGHSERRHVFGESDELTGQKVAHALSEGLGVIACIGEKLDQREAGITEKVVFEQTKAIADNVKDWSKVVLAYEPVWAIGTGKTATPLQAQEVHVKLRDWLKSHVSEEVAKSTRIIYGGSVTGGTCKELASQADIDGFLVGGASLKAEFIDIINAKH from the exons ATGTCTCCAAGCAGGAAATTCTTCGTGGGGGGGAACTGGAAGATGAATGGAGACAAGAAGAGTCTGGGGGAACTGATCGATACCATGAACAGCGCCAAGGTCCATTCAGACACAG ATGTGGTCTGCGCTGCCCCCGCTATATACCTGGACTTTGCACGACAGAAGCTGGATGCCAAGTTTGCAGTCGCTGCTCAGAATTGTTACAAAGTTGCAAAGGGAGCTTTTACTGGAGAGATCAG CCCGGCCATGATTAAAGATTGTGGAGTCACCTGGGTTGTTCTCGGACACTCTGAAAGACGTCACGTCTTCGGGGAGTCGGATGAG TTGACTGGTCAGAAGGTGGCGCACGCGCTGTCCGAGGGGCTGGGGGTCATCGCTTGTATTGGGGAGAAGCTGGACCAGCGCGAGGCTGGGATCACAGAGAAAGTTGTATTTGAGCAGACAAAGGCCATTGCAG ATAACGTGAAGGATTGGAGCAAGGTGGTCTTGGCGTATGAGCCTGTTTGGGCCATTGGAACTGGCAAAACTGCCACACCCCTGCAG GCTCAGGAGGTGCACGTGAAACTCCGTGACTGGCTCAAATCTCACGTGTCTGAGGAAGTTGCCAAATCAACTCGCATCATCTACGGAG GTTCAGTCACAGGCGGCACCTGTAAAGAGCTGGCGTCACAGGCAGACATCGACGGTTTCCTGGTGGGAGGTGCTTCGCTGAAGGCAGAGTTCATCGACATCATCAACGCCAAGCATTAA
- the LOC142502185 gene encoding putative taste receptor type 2 member 33 yields MPSVFTWALTAAQTVAFLVGVATNGFVLGVNLCDRISGSHITSSDQFMCSMAVSNLSLQFWTVANWICDHFKETGYSCQAIYAFKMVSSHCSLLLTASLCIFYCSRIVVFHHSLLLQLQTHIKSSYHYLIVWSFLICLVMGLPLAWTDERRESVLSTNFSLPGNSSTKNLSYMDTYRSLLVPFGYAMPLLCVLVSAGLIMRSLMKHMKRMRITMKTGHEVRMEVHLRAGSTVLSLLILFIAYFVSSILIVIDLFPDEDPRRAICYLASTLYSPVHSIVLIRGNTKLRGVAAGIARKLRRVKG; encoded by the coding sequence ATGCCTTCAGTCTTTACGTGGGCTCTTACTGCAGCCCAGACGGTGGCCTTTTTGGTGGGCGTGGCCACTAATGGCTTTGTATTGGGGGTCAACCTTTGTGACAGGATCAGCGGCAGTCACATCACCTCCTCTGACCAGTTCATGTGCAGTATGGCTGTTTCTAACCTCTCGCTACAGTTCTGGACTGTGGCCAACTGGATCTGTGACCATTTCAAGGAGACAGGGTATTCCTGCCAGGCCATCTATGCCTTCAAGATGGTGTCCAGTCACTGCAGCCTGTTGCTGACCGCCTCTCTCTGTATCTTCTACTGCAGCAGAATTGTGGTGTTCCACCACAGCCTATTGCTGCAGTTACAAACACATATCAAGTCCTCTTACCATTATCTCATCGTGTGGTCCTTTCTCATATGCCTGGTGATGGGTCTCCCACTAGCCTGGACTGATGAGAGACGTGAGAGTGTCCTCAGCACTAATTTTAGTCTCCCTGGTAATAGCAGTACTAAGAACCTTTCTTACATGGATACATACCGGTCCCTACTGGTGCCTTTTGGGTACGCAATGCCGTTGCTGTGTGTCCTGGTCTCAGCCGGTCTCATAATGAGGTCCCTCATGAAGCATATGAAGAGAATGCGTATCACCATGAAAACAGGACACGAGGTCCGCATGGAAGTCCACCTGCGCGCTGGCTCTACCGTGCTGTCTCTGCTGATCCTGTTCATCGCTTACTTTGTGTCATCCATACTGATCGTGATCGATTTGTTCCCTGATGAAGATCCACGTCGCGCCATCTGCTACTTGGCCTCCACATTGTACTCCCCTGTGCACAGCATCGTGCTGATTCGAGGTAACACTAAACTCCGGGGGGTGGCAGCAGGAATCGCAAGGAAGCTGCGCAGAGTGAAGGGGTAA
- the LOC142502184 gene encoding taste receptor type 2 member 13-like encodes MPSVFRWALTVVEIVAFLMGVATNGFVLGVNLCDWTSSRHHTSSDQYMCGMAVSNLSLQVWAGAKWICDLVRATAPLCQVIYALRMVSTHCSLSLTAWLCVFYCIRIVVFHHCLLQRLQRYMSYYYHQVILCTCLMCLLLGLPLAWNAKGSAYNSADSSVVNGSNIAGTNWTLSMSYAVTYRTVLIFGGYIAPLLVILLSAGLIMRSLTKHMKRMRVTMETGHKVRMEAHLSAGCTVLCLLLLFIGHFVFSMLIVIDLFPDGDMRLAICQLASTLYSPMHGLVLIRGNGKLRRASAGVVRKLCGVKG; translated from the coding sequence ATGCCTTCAGTCTTTAGGTGGGCTCTCACCGTGGTGGAGATTGTGGCCTTCCTGATGGGTGTCGCCACTAATGGCTTTGTATTGGGGGTCAACCTTTGTGACTGGACCAGCTCTCGTCACCACACCTCCTCCGACCAGTACATGTGCGGTATGGCTGTTTCTAATCTCTCGCTACAGGTCTGGGCTGGGGCCAAATGGATCTGCGACCTTGTCCGGGCCACTGCGCCCCTCTGCCAAGTCATCTACGCCTTGAGGATGGTGTCCACACACTGCAGCCTTTCACTGACCGCTTGGCTCTGTGTATTCTACTGCATCAGGATCGTGGTTTTCCACCACTGTCTATTGCAGCGACTGCAAAGATACATGTCATACTATTACCATCAGGTCATCCTCTGTACCTGTCTCATGTGTCTCTTGTTAGGGCTGCCACTGGCCTGGAATGCTAAGGGCTCTGCTTACAACAGCGCTGACTCCAGTGTTGTTAATGGGAGTAATATCGCTGGCACCAATTGGACATTGTCCATGTCTTATGCTGTTACATACCGCACTGTACTGATATTTGGTGGGTACATTGCCCCACTGCTTGTAATTCTGCTCTCGGCTGGTCTTATAATGAGGTCCCTCACAAAGCACATGAAGAGGATGCGTGTCACCATGGAAACAGGACATAAAGTCCGCATGGAAGCCCACCTGAGTGCTGGCTGCACTGTGCTGTGTCTGCTGCTCCTGTTCATCGGACACTTTGTGTTCTCCATGCTGATCGTGATTGATTTGTTTCCTGATGGAGATATGCGTCTCGCCATCTGCCAACTGGCCTCTACGTTGTACTCCCCTATGCACGGCCTTGTGCTGATCAGAGGTAACGGCAAACTCAGAAGGGCGTCAGCTGGAGTCGTGAGGAAGCTGTGTGGCGTGAAGGGGTAA